From the Pradoshia eiseniae genome, one window contains:
- a CDS encoding DUF1287 domain-containing protein gives MGVKKKYLIFCVLIVMIPIFSVFFRDGLILDMAGIHLDRFLAKKIVVEEKYSQVDTNQNSVADPLDIVDTARKEVETRTRYKSAYYESGYPPASEGVCTDVIWRGLAGAGINLKDLMDKDINENTSLYPRVEGNPDPHIDFRRVPNQYVFFQRFTESLTTELIPNDPENLAEWQPGDIVIFLEGTDHAGIISDKRTKDGIPYLIHNTPPFASEIKLTSYKQPIAGHYRWKF, from the coding sequence ATGGGGGTTAAAAAAAAGTATTTGATTTTTTGTGTATTGATAGTGATGATACCAATATTTTCAGTGTTTTTTAGAGATGGTCTGATTTTGGATATGGCAGGTATTCATCTAGATCGTTTTTTAGCTAAAAAAATAGTAGTAGAAGAAAAATATAGCCAAGTTGATACTAATCAAAATAGTGTGGCTGATCCATTAGATATAGTAGACACTGCAAGGAAAGAAGTGGAAACCCGAACGCGATACAAGAGTGCTTATTATGAAAGTGGCTATCCACCAGCTAGTGAGGGTGTTTGTACAGATGTTATTTGGCGAGGACTAGCTGGAGCTGGAATAAATTTAAAAGATTTAATGGATAAAGATATTAATGAAAATACATCATTATATCCAAGGGTAGAAGGAAATCCTGATCCTCATATTGATTTTAGACGGGTTCCGAATCAATATGTCTTTTTTCAACGTTTCACTGAATCTCTGACAACCGAATTAATTCCTAATGATCCAGAGAATTTAGCGGAGTGGCAACCGGGTGATATAGTTATTTTTTTGGAGGGCACAGACCACGCAGGTATCATTTCTGATAAACGTACAAAAGATGGAATACCGTATTTAATTCATAACACTCCTCCCTTCGCATCGGAAATTAAATTAACGTCTTATAAACAACCTATTGCGGGTCATTATAGATGGAAATTCTGA